A single Mangifera indica cultivar Alphonso chromosome 20, CATAS_Mindica_2.1, whole genome shotgun sequence DNA region contains:
- the LOC123204674 gene encoding uncharacterized protein LOC123204674 produces MGAHLLYMERVEEESAAVMEDTSNSLLRNTCCCFNFPCFKSRQSSTAGLPWWNRIQSQNRWWTPAVTAFRRVREWSEIVAGPKWKTFIRRFNRNKSNNAHGKFQYDPLSYSLNFEENCNLDHDNDFSGFRDFSTKYAPCKSSSTAATPLVGVRGRDVAALA; encoded by the coding sequence ATGGGTGCCCATCTTTTGTATATGGAGAGGGTTGAAGAAGAATCAGCAGCTGTTATGGAAGACACATCCAACTCTCTTCTCCGTAACACGTGCTGCTGTTTTAATTTCCCGTGTTTCAAATCTCGTCAATCCTCCACTGCCGGATTGCCTTGGTGGAATCGAATCCAATCACAGAACCGCTGGTGGACCCCAGCAGTCACCGCCTTTCGAAGAGTCCGAGAGTGGTCGGAGATCGTGGCCGGGCCTAAGTGGAAGACTTTCATCAGAAGATTCAAcagaaataaaagtaataatgcTCACGGGAAATTCCAATACGACCCTCTGAGTTACTCCCTCAACTTCGAAGAGAACTGTAATTTGGACCACGATAATGATTTCAGCGGCTTCCGGGATTTCTCGACCAAGTACGCTCCATGTAAGTCGTCATCGACGGCAGCGACGCCGTTAGTGGGCGTTCGAGGGAGGGACGTGGCGGCGTTGGCGTGA